One genomic region from Streptomyces sp. NBC_01431 encodes:
- a CDS encoding STAS domain-containing protein: MDLSLSTRNVSGPGGDRTVVEVGGEIDVYTAPKLREQLVELVNDGSYHLVVDMEGVDFLDSTGLGVLVGGLKRVRAHEGSLRLVCNQERILKIFRITGLTKVFPIHGSVDEAVNATD; this comes from the coding sequence GTGGACCTGTCCCTGTCGACTCGCAATGTGTCCGGCCCTGGTGGCGACCGTACGGTCGTCGAGGTCGGTGGCGAGATTGATGTGTATACCGCGCCCAAGCTGCGCGAGCAGTTGGTCGAGTTGGTGAACGACGGCAGCTACCACCTGGTTGTCGACATGGAGGGCGTGGACTTCCTCGACTCCACGGGCCTCGGCGTGCTCGTGGGCGGGCTCAAGCGTGTGCGTGCGCACGAGGGCTCCCTGCGCCTGGTCTGCAACCAGGAGCGCATTTTGAAGATCTTCCGGATCACGGGACTCACCAAGGTGTTCCCGATCCACGGCTCGGTCGACGAGGCCGTCAACGCGACCGACTGA
- a CDS encoding ATP-binding protein — MATVELRFSAQPEHVRTARLVAAAVARRAGVDEAVLDEVRLAVGEACSRAVGLHRTHGVDAPVRVILTEEEKTFSIEVGDEVPGSGGSASAVPGVRGPAPDDELDSGEDEMGLAVISGLVDDVEVSSGESGGVIRMSWPTTPTTVLP; from the coding sequence ATGGCCACCGTTGAACTCCGTTTCAGTGCCCAGCCCGAGCACGTCCGCACGGCCCGCCTCGTGGCGGCCGCGGTGGCGCGCCGGGCCGGGGTCGATGAGGCAGTGCTCGACGAGGTCAGACTCGCCGTCGGCGAGGCGTGCAGCCGTGCTGTCGGGCTGCACCGTACGCACGGCGTCGACGCGCCCGTGCGCGTCATCCTGACCGAGGAGGAGAAGACGTTCTCCATCGAGGTCGGCGACGAGGTGCCCGGGTCGGGCGGTTCCGCTTCGGCGGTGCCGGGTGTGCGCGGCCCGGCCCCCGACGACGAACTCGACAGCGGGGAGGACGAAATGGGCCTCGCTGTCATCAGTGGGCTTGTGGACGATGTGGAGGTCAGCTCCGGCGAGTCCGGGGGTGTCATCCGGATGAGCTGGCCGACCACACCGACGACGGTGCTTCCCTGA
- a CDS encoding sodium-translocating pyrophosphatase, with amino-acid sequence MAGLFNPTELDHPTSLAAAVLTDGNRLIVIVIAGVALAALIVAQLLVRQVLAAGEGTESMKKIAAAVQEGANAYLTRQLRTLGVFAVVVFFLLFLLPSDNWSQRVGRSVFFLIGAVFSATTGYIGMRLAVRANVRVAAAAREATPAEGEPEKDLTAVSHKAMKIAFRTGGVVGMFTVGLGLLGASCVVLVYAADAPKVLEGFGLGAALIAMFMRVGGGIFTKAADVGADLVGKVEQGIPEDDPRNAATIADNVGDNVGDCAGMAADLFESYAVTLVAALILGKAAFGDSGLAFPLIVPAIGVVTAMIGIFAVAPRRADRSGMSAINRGFFISAVISLALVAVAVFVYLPSSYAKLNGVTDEVIKNHNGDPRVLALVAVAIGIVLAALIQQLTGYFTETTRRPVRDIGKSSLTGPATVVLAGISIGLESAVYTALLIGLGVYGAFLLGGTSVMLALFAVALAGTGLLTTVGVIVAMDTFGPVSDNAQGIAEMSGDVQGAGAQVLTDLDAVGNTTKAITKGIAIATAVLAASALYGSFKDAIGTAVKDVHAKAGELTLNMDISQPNNLVGLMLGAAVVFLFSGLAINAVSRSAGSVVFEVRRQFREHPGIMDYTEQPEYGRVVDICTKDALRELATPGLLAVLAPITVGFTLGVGALGSYLAGAIGTGTLMAVFLANSGGAWDNAKKLVEDGHFGGKGSEAHAATVIGDTVGDPFKDTAGPAINPLLKVMNLVALLIAPAIVKFSYGDDANPVVRGIVAALAAIVIIGAVYVSKRRSVAVGDEGNSERVAKSADPAVVS; translated from the coding sequence ATGGCGGGGCTCTTCAACCCAACGGAACTCGACCACCCCACATCTCTCGCGGCCGCGGTACTGACCGACGGCAACCGGCTGATCGTGATCGTCATCGCGGGTGTCGCGCTGGCGGCCCTGATCGTGGCGCAATTGCTGGTGCGCCAGGTCCTCGCGGCCGGCGAGGGAACCGAATCGATGAAGAAGATCGCGGCTGCCGTGCAGGAAGGCGCAAACGCCTATCTGACCCGGCAGTTGCGCACCCTCGGCGTCTTCGCCGTCGTGGTGTTCTTCCTGCTGTTCCTGCTGCCGTCCGACAACTGGTCGCAGCGCGTAGGCCGTTCGGTGTTCTTCCTGATCGGCGCCGTCTTCTCGGCGACGACGGGATACATCGGCATGCGTCTGGCCGTGCGCGCGAATGTGCGCGTCGCGGCCGCCGCCCGCGAAGCGACTCCCGCGGAAGGCGAACCCGAAAAAGATCTCACCGCGGTCTCCCACAAGGCGATGAAGATCGCTTTCCGTACCGGCGGTGTCGTCGGCATGTTCACGGTGGGCCTCGGCCTGCTCGGCGCTTCCTGCGTCGTGCTCGTGTACGCGGCCGACGCGCCCAAGGTCCTTGAGGGCTTCGGCCTCGGCGCCGCACTGATCGCCATGTTCATGCGTGTCGGCGGCGGCATCTTCACCAAGGCCGCCGACGTCGGCGCCGACCTGGTCGGCAAGGTCGAACAGGGCATCCCCGAGGACGACCCGCGCAATGCCGCCACCATCGCGGACAACGTGGGCGACAACGTCGGCGACTGCGCCGGCATGGCGGCCGACCTGTTCGAGTCGTACGCCGTGACCCTCGTCGCGGCCCTGATCCTCGGCAAGGCGGCGTTCGGCGACTCGGGCCTCGCCTTCCCGCTGATCGTCCCGGCGATCGGCGTGGTCACCGCGATGATCGGTATCTTCGCGGTCGCCCCGCGGCGCGCCGACCGCAGCGGAATGTCGGCGATCAACCGCGGGTTCTTCATCTCGGCGGTGATCTCGCTCGCCCTGGTGGCCGTCGCGGTCTTCGTCTATCTGCCGTCCTCGTACGCCAAGTTGAACGGCGTGACGGACGAAGTGATCAAGAACCACAACGGTGATCCGCGGGTCCTGGCGCTCGTCGCCGTGGCCATCGGCATCGTGCTCGCGGCGCTGATCCAGCAGTTGACGGGGTACTTCACCGAAACCACCCGGCGTCCCGTCCGCGACATCGGCAAGTCCTCGCTCACGGGGCCCGCCACCGTCGTCCTGGCCGGTATCTCCATCGGGCTCGAATCGGCCGTCTACACCGCTCTGTTGATCGGCCTCGGCGTGTACGGGGCCTTCCTGCTCGGCGGCACCTCGGTCATGCTCGCGCTGTTCGCGGTGGCCCTCGCCGGAACCGGTCTGCTGACCACGGTCGGCGTCATCGTCGCCATGGACACCTTCGGTCCGGTCTCCGACAACGCCCAGGGCATCGCGGAGATGTCCGGCGACGTCCAGGGCGCCGGCGCCCAGGTGCTCACCGATCTGGACGCCGTGGGCAACACCACCAAGGCCATCACCAAGGGCATCGCGATCGCGACCGCGGTGCTCGCGGCCTCGGCGCTCTACGGCTCGTTCAAGGACGCCATCGGCACGGCCGTCAAGGACGTCCACGCGAAGGCCGGCGAGCTGACCTTGAACATGGACATCTCCCAGCCCAACAACCTGGTCGGGCTGATGCTGGGCGCGGCGGTCGTGTTCCTCTTCTCGGGGCTCGCGATCAACGCCGTTTCCCGGTCGGCCGGTTCGGTGGTCTTCGAGGTGCGGCGGCAGTTCCGCGAGCACCCCGGGATCATGGACTACACCGAGCAGCCGGAGTACGGGCGCGTCGTCGACATCTGCACCAAGGACGCGCTGCGCGAGCTGGCCACCCCCGGTCTGCTCGCGGTGCTGGCCCCCATCACGGTCGGCTTCACGCTCGGCGTCGGCGCGCTCGGCTCGTACCTTGCGGGCGCGATCGGCACCGGCACCCTGATGGCGGTCTTCCTCGCCAATTCGGGCGGTGCCTGGGACAACGCCAAGAAGTTGGTCGAGGACGGCCACTTCGGCGGCAAGGGCAGCGAGGCGCACGCCGCCACCGTCATCGGCGACACCGTCGGTGATCCGTTCAAGGACACCGCGGGTCCGGCGATCAACCCGCTGCTGAAGGTGATGAACCTGGTCGCGCTCCTGATCGCGCCGGCCATCGTCAAGTTCAGTTACGGCGACGACGCAAACCCAGTCGTTCGAGGGATTGTGGCGGCGCTCGCCGCGATC
- a CDS encoding Rv3654c family TadE-like protein: MRGARRGDRGSATVWVALTAATMCAVFAAVLGLGQVVAARHRAGGAADLAALAAADRALWGSPDACAKAAEVARAQGAELVRCSVAGEIADVRVRARFGPYGPTVRSRAGPARALPGLPAAVP, from the coding sequence GTGAGGGGCGCGCGGCGTGGTGATCGGGGTTCCGCCACGGTCTGGGTGGCGCTGACGGCCGCCACGATGTGCGCGGTGTTCGCCGCCGTACTCGGGCTCGGGCAGGTGGTGGCCGCCCGGCACCGGGCCGGCGGCGCCGCCGACCTGGCCGCGCTCGCCGCAGCCGACCGGGCCCTGTGGGGCTCGCCGGACGCCTGCGCCAAGGCAGCCGAGGTGGCCCGTGCTCAGGGGGCCGAGTTGGTGCGCTGTTCGGTGGCCGGGGAGATCGCGGACGTACGGGTGCGGGCGAGGTTCGGTCCGTACGGGCCGACGGTCAGGTCGCGGGCGGGGCCGGCACGGGCTCTTCCGGGGCTCCCCGCAGCAGTTCCGTGA
- a CDS encoding DEAD/DEAH box helicase, with amino-acid sequence MAFNHLPAAMHDALGPLSATPVTHSVPMARNHRPRTPADSTGERPDPGTVLDRLTAGVGRAARITHTEHLPPRAGRHAVWPHLIRPEVINAIQDAGIDHPWAHQATAAEHALNGESVVIATGTASGKSLAYLAPVLSTLLDGSEAPNGRGATALYLAPTKALAADQRRSVKAMAAPLGNAIRPAVYDGDTPVEEREWVRQYANYVLTNPDMLHLGILPSHPRWSSFLRALRYVVIDECHTYRGVFGSHVAQVLRRLRRLCARYGADPVFLLASATAAEPALAAGRLTGLPVVEVADDASPRGELVFALWEPPLTELPGEKGAPVRRTAIAETADLLTDLAVQGVRTVAFVRSRRGAELISVITQERLYEVDRALARRVAAYRGGYLPEERRALEQALHSGELLGLAATTALELGIDVSGLDAVLIAGYPGTRASLWQQAGRAGRSGQGALAVLIARDDPLDTYLVHHPEALFQQPVESTVLDPDNPYVLAPHLCAAAAEQPLTEPDLELFGPASAALMPQLEQAGLLRRRSNGWFWTRRERAADLTDIRGGGGRPVQVVEASTGRLLGTVDASAAHTAVHDGAVHLHQGRTYLVKHLDLEDSAALVEEANPPYSTVARDTTAISVLETDTEIPWGAGRLCYGSVEVTNQVVSFLRRKLITGEVLGETKLDLPPRTLRTRAVWWTVTEDQLDAARINPEILGGALHAAEHASIGMLPLFATCDRWDIGGVSVPLHPDTLLPTVFVYDGNPGGAGFAERAFHTAARWLTATREAIASCECEAGCPSCIQSPKCGNGNDPLHKRGAVRLLTELLRGAPEEPVPAPPAT; translated from the coding sequence ATGGCATTCAATCACTTACCAGCAGCCATGCACGACGCCTTGGGACCATTGTCCGCTACACCAGTGACACACTCGGTGCCGATGGCCAGGAATCACCGCCCCAGAACACCCGCCGACAGCACGGGTGAACGACCCGACCCCGGCACGGTCCTCGACCGGCTCACCGCAGGGGTGGGCCGGGCTGCGCGCATCACTCATACGGAGCACTTGCCCCCGCGCGCAGGACGTCATGCAGTGTGGCCGCACCTCATCCGCCCGGAAGTGATCAACGCCATCCAGGACGCCGGCATCGATCACCCCTGGGCCCACCAGGCCACCGCCGCCGAGCACGCCCTGAACGGCGAATCGGTGGTGATCGCCACCGGCACGGCGTCCGGCAAGTCCCTGGCCTACCTGGCGCCGGTCCTCAGCACCCTCCTGGACGGCTCCGAGGCCCCGAACGGACGCGGCGCCACCGCCCTCTACCTCGCCCCGACCAAGGCCCTGGCCGCCGACCAGCGCCGCTCGGTGAAGGCCATGGCGGCCCCGCTGGGCAACGCGATCCGGCCCGCCGTGTACGACGGCGACACGCCGGTCGAGGAACGCGAATGGGTGCGCCAGTACGCCAACTACGTCCTCACCAATCCGGACATGCTGCACCTGGGCATACTCCCCTCCCACCCCAGGTGGTCCTCCTTCCTGCGCGCCCTGCGCTATGTCGTCATCGACGAGTGCCACACCTACCGCGGCGTCTTCGGCTCGCACGTCGCCCAGGTCCTGCGCCGCCTTCGCCGCCTGTGCGCCCGCTACGGCGCCGACCCGGTCTTCCTGCTCGCCTCCGCCACCGCCGCCGAGCCCGCCCTCGCCGCGGGCCGTCTGACCGGCCTGCCCGTCGTCGAGGTGGCCGACGACGCCTCCCCGCGTGGCGAGCTGGTCTTCGCCCTGTGGGAGCCCCCGCTGACCGAGCTGCCCGGCGAGAAGGGCGCCCCGGTCCGCCGTACCGCCATCGCCGAGACCGCCGACCTCCTGACCGACCTGGCCGTTCAGGGGGTCCGCACGGTCGCCTTCGTCCGCTCCCGGCGGGGTGCCGAGCTGATCTCCGTCATCACCCAGGAGCGCCTGTACGAGGTCGACCGGGCCCTCGCCCGCCGCGTCGCCGCCTACCGGGGCGGCTACCTCCCCGAGGAGCGCCGCGCCCTGGAGCAGGCCCTGCACTCCGGCGAACTCCTGGGCCTGGCCGCGACCACCGCCCTGGAACTCGGCATCGACGTCTCGGGCCTGGACGCCGTACTGATCGCGGGCTACCCCGGCACCCGAGCCTCGCTGTGGCAGCAGGCGGGCCGGGCCGGGCGCTCGGGCCAGGGCGCGCTCGCCGTCCTGATCGCCCGCGACGACCCGCTGGACACCTACCTCGTCCATCACCCCGAGGCGCTGTTCCAGCAGCCAGTAGAGTCCACCGTCCTCGACCCCGACAACCCGTACGTCCTGGCCCCCCACCTCTGCGCGGCAGCGGCCGAGCAGCCGCTCACCGAGCCCGACCTCGAACTGTTCGGCCCGGCGAGCGCGGCCCTCATGCCCCAGCTGGAGCAGGCGGGGTTGCTGCGGCGCCGTAGCAACGGATGGTTCTGGACCCGCCGCGAGCGGGCCGCCGACCTCACCGACATCCGGGGCGGCGGCGGCCGCCCGGTCCAGGTGGTCGAGGCCTCGACGGGACGGCTGCTCGGCACCGTCGACGCGTCCGCCGCGCACACCGCCGTGCACGACGGCGCCGTCCACCTCCACCAGGGCCGTACGTACCTGGTGAAACACCTCGACCTGGAGGATTCCGCCGCCCTCGTCGAGGAGGCCAATCCGCCCTACTCGACCGTCGCCAGGGACACCACCGCCATCTCCGTCCTGGAAACCGACACCGAGATCCCCTGGGGCGCCGGCCGCCTGTGCTACGGCTCCGTCGAAGTCACCAATCAGGTCGTCTCCTTCCTGCGCCGCAAACTCATCACCGGCGAGGTCCTGGGCGAGACCAAGCTCGACCTGCCGCCCCGCACCCTGCGCACCCGGGCCGTGTGGTGGACGGTCACCGAGGACCAGCTCGATGCCGCCCGCATCAACCCGGAGATCCTCGGCGGCGCCCTGCACGCCGCCGAGCACGCCTCCATCGGGATGCTGCCGCTCTTCGCCACCTGCGACCGCTGGGACATCGGCGGCGTGTCCGTCCCGCTGCACCCGGACACGCTGCTCCCGACGGTCTTCGTGTACGACGGCAACCCGGGCGGCGCCGGATTCGCCGAGCGCGCCTTCCACACGGCCGCACGGTGGCTGACCGCGACCCGCGAGGCGATCGCGTCCTGCGAGTGCGAGGCCGGCTGCCCGTCGTGCATCCAGTCGCCCAAGTGCGGCAACGGCAACGACCCCCTGCACAAGCGGGGCGCCGTCCGCCTGCTCACGGAACTGCTGCGGGGAGCCCCGGAAGAGCCCGTGCCGGCCCCGCCCGCGACCTGA